Genomic segment of Rhodospirillales bacterium:
CAAGCCGTGATTGACGGTGAGCGCGGTCACGCGGCCGCCGTGTTCGCGGGCCCAGCGGTCGGCGAGCAGCGCCAGCGCGAGACTGTCGGCGCCGCCCGACACCGCGACCGCAAGATGCGGGTTCGCCTCGAACGGAGCGAACTCGGCCATCGCCCGATGGAAGGCGCCCTCGATCGCGCGAAGGTCGGTCATGGCACGATCACTTGCGGAACTTTATTTGCAGGAGAGGCGCTTGCGTTCCCGCTCGAGGGTGGTCTTGATCGCCGCCGGCGCGTCGGGGAACTTCTTGCGCAACTCGCCGAAGGTGATGCACGCCTGCTGGCCGCGATCGAGGGTGGCGAGCGACATGCCGAGCTTCAGGAGCGTGTCCGGCGCCTTCTGGCCCTTGGGGTCGAGCTTGTAGTTCTCGGCGAACACCTCGGCCGCCTTGAGATGGTTGCCGCGCACGTAATAGGTCTCGCCCAGCCAATAGCGCGCGTTCCCGGCCAACGGATCGTCGGGATGGTTCTTGATGAATTCGGCGAGCGCGAGTTCCGCCTGATCGTAGTTGGCCTGCCGAAGAAGTCCGAAGGCATG
This window contains:
- the ybgF gene encoding tol-pal system protein YbgF; the protein is APGAAAQARPPALPGTGPAAPASVLPPGPAKDQYAHAFGLLRQANYDQAELALAEFIKNHPDDPLAGNARYWLGETYYVRGNHLKAAEVFAENYKLDPKGQKAPDTLLKLGMSLATLDRGQQACITFGELRKKFPDAPAAIKTTLERERKRLSCK